Within the Iamia sp. SCSIO 61187 genome, the region ACGAACTCGAAGGCGAGATCGATCGTCCCGTAGGCGATGGATTCTTGGCCGGCACCGATGAGCCCGAGCAGGAAAGGCTGAGGGCTGTCAGCGGCGAGATCGAAGTTCGCCGGAAGCGCAGCCGGAGCGGAACCACCGTCTGCCTGACCCGAGTCGCGAGAGCCTCCGCCTCCGTCGGAACATCCCAGAAGGGTCGCTGCGAGGGCGAGGGCGACCACGAGGAAGGCTGCTCTTGGGAGTCTCATGAACCTCTCATGACCTAGCACCCGGCCGGGCGCTCGTCGTCAACCACCTCGGCTGCTTCGGCCGCGGCGACCGCGAGCCTCTCCAGGCGATCGGCGAAGTCCGGCCCAGGCTCCTCGAGCACCGCCTCCACACGCTGCTTCGCCTCTAGCAACCGAGCCTCGGCGCGCCGGTCGACCCTGCCTGTCTCCGCCGCCAGCTCGTGGAGGCGTCCGTGAGCGTTGTTGACGAAGGTCCGGCGAGCCCCGTCTGCGTCGCCCCCAGCGGCCGCGGCTCGAGCCTCGCACACGGCGGCGACCACCTCCTCCCCTTCCTGCTCCGCCGGGGCCGGACTGCTGCAACCAAACATCGCGACCGTGAGTGCAGTGGCGACGACCTTCGTCGCAGGCCTCATATCGGTGGCCAGCCCCACTGGGCGAACCATCGCTGCATGGGCCGGAAGAGTGCCTGCCAACGGCCGGTGATGAACATCACTCCGACGACGACGAGGAGGGTTCCTCCGGCGATCTCGATGCGACGGCTGTGGCGGCGTAGCCAGTCCATCGAGCTGCTGGCACGGTTGAACCCCAGGGCGAGGAGCACGAACGGGATGCCGAGCCCGGCTGAGTACAGGGCGAGCAGGATGCCGCCCCACCAGGCGCTGCCTGCGACCGAGGCCGTCGCCAAGATGGTGGCGAGGACGGGCCCGATGCACGGCGCCCATCCCGCGGCGAAGGCCATGCCCATCGGGAAGGCCCACGCCGGGCCGCGCGGCACTCTGGCCAGGTCGACCCGCTTCTCGCGTTGGAGGACCGGGAGC harbors:
- a CDS encoding cytochrome c biogenesis CcdA family protein yields the protein METVTLPLVAVVAGLVSFSSPCCLPLIPGYLSYVSALPVSELGQRSSRRMTLRAALLFVAGFTAVFTALGVGATVVGSALLRNQDTVVRWFGVVIILLGLSTMGLLRLPVLQREKRVDLARVPRGPAWAFPMGMAFAAGWAPCIGPVLATILATASVAGSAWWGGILLALYSAGLGIPFVLLALGFNRASSSMDWLRRHSRRIEIAGGTLLVVVGVMFITGRWQALFRPMQRWFAQWGWPPI